A window from Engraulis encrasicolus isolate BLACKSEA-1 chromosome 11, IST_EnEncr_1.0, whole genome shotgun sequence encodes these proteins:
- the clic3 gene encoding chloride intracellular channel protein 3 isoform X1 has product MADAPKIELFIKASDDGEGVGNCPFCQRLFMILWLKGAHFTLTTVDMKRAPEVLKDLAPGSQPPFLIYGEEVRTDTNKIEEFLEDKLAPPQFPKMGCRYKESNGAGDDIFHKFSAYIKNPNPGLNDMLEKKFLKSLMKLDQYLLTPLPHELDQNPDSAESTRDYLDGNSLSLADCNLLPKLHIVKVVCKKYRSFQFPTELVGLTRYLEKAYKREEFRHTCPNDKEILLAYHSVAKYLK; this is encoded by the exons ATGGCAGATGCACCAAAGATTGAACTTTTCATCAAG GCTAGTGATGATGGGGAGGGTGTTGGAAACTGCCCGTTCTGCCAAAGACTCTTCATGATCCTGTGGCTGAAGGGCGCTCACTTCACACTCACCACCGTCGACATGAAGAG GGCCCCTGAGGTGCTGAAGGACCTGGCCCCGGGGTCGCAGCCCCCGTTCCTCATCTACGGCGAAGAGGTGCGCACCGACACCAACAAGATCGAGGAGTTCCTAGAGGACAAGCTGGCACCACCCCA GTTCCCCAAGATGGGCTGCCGCTACAAGGAGTCCAACGGCGCTGGAGATGACATCTTCCATAAATTCTCTGCATACATCAAGAACCCAAATCCAGGCCTCAATGACA TGTTGGAGAAGAAGTTTCTGAAGAGCCTGATGAAGCTGGACCAGTACCTTCTCACCCCTCTCCCCCACGAGCTGGACCAGAACCCGGACTCAGCCGAGTCCACACGAGACTACCTGGACGGGAACTCTCTGAGCCTGGCCGACTGCAACCTGCTCCCTAAGCTGCACATAGTCAAG GTGGTGTGTAAAAAGTATCGAAGCTTCCAGTTCCCGACAGAACTGGTGGGTCTGACGCGCTACCTGGAGAAGGCCTACAAACGAGAAGAGTTCCGGCACACCTGCCCCAACGACAAGGAGATCCTGCTGGCATACCACTCCGTAGCCAAATACCTCAAATAA
- the clic3 gene encoding chloride intracellular channel protein 3 isoform X2, producing the protein MHQRLNFSSSDDGEGVGNCPFCQRLFMILWLKGAHFTLTTVDMKRAPEVLKDLAPGSQPPFLIYGEEVRTDTNKIEEFLEDKLAPPQFPKMGCRYKESNGAGDDIFHKFSAYIKNPNPGLNDMLEKKFLKSLMKLDQYLLTPLPHELDQNPDSAESTRDYLDGNSLSLADCNLLPKLHIVKVVCKKYRSFQFPTELVGLTRYLEKAYKREEFRHTCPNDKEILLAYHSVAKYLK; encoded by the exons ATGCACCAAAGATTGAACTTTTCATCAAG TGATGATGGGGAGGGTGTTGGAAACTGCCCGTTCTGCCAAAGACTCTTCATGATCCTGTGGCTGAAGGGCGCTCACTTCACACTCACCACCGTCGACATGAAGAG GGCCCCTGAGGTGCTGAAGGACCTGGCCCCGGGGTCGCAGCCCCCGTTCCTCATCTACGGCGAAGAGGTGCGCACCGACACCAACAAGATCGAGGAGTTCCTAGAGGACAAGCTGGCACCACCCCA GTTCCCCAAGATGGGCTGCCGCTACAAGGAGTCCAACGGCGCTGGAGATGACATCTTCCATAAATTCTCTGCATACATCAAGAACCCAAATCCAGGCCTCAATGACA TGTTGGAGAAGAAGTTTCTGAAGAGCCTGATGAAGCTGGACCAGTACCTTCTCACCCCTCTCCCCCACGAGCTGGACCAGAACCCGGACTCAGCCGAGTCCACACGAGACTACCTGGACGGGAACTCTCTGAGCCTGGCCGACTGCAACCTGCTCCCTAAGCTGCACATAGTCAAG GTGGTGTGTAAAAAGTATCGAAGCTTCCAGTTCCCGACAGAACTGGTGGGTCTGACGCGCTACCTGGAGAAGGCCTACAAACGAGAAGAGTTCCGGCACACCTGCCCCAACGACAAGGAGATCCTGCTGGCATACCACTCCGTAGCCAAATACCTCAAATAA